In the genome of Saccharomonospora viridis DSM 43017, one region contains:
- a CDS encoding DEAD/DEAH box helicase: MVLLGEKPLMYPSLLAEETKQAVTEYLSTTFALADDDARTALEAFLMAPDTGIFRGPYLRVRTPFHPVGRKWRSPLDWLPEGFTPYQHQAKAFERLSTRDGAAKPTIVTTGTGSGKTESFLYPVLDHAVRARARGEKGIKALLLYPMNALVTDQARRIAELLHDDPRLKSVTAGVYIGGEGKHTQPSREHLVDSRRVLREDPPDILLTNYKMLDLLLLRPADAPLWEQSAASLQYLVLDEFHTYDGAQGTDVAMLLRRLGATLKVAEPGRPLGRITPVATSATLGGATRSEELRNFAETIFGTSFPSDAVITENRLEAADVVPDVDFSLTIPDVTSINQFDPPDATRSDSWQELAHAFLGGAIPDRLALGRRLSRSFLTRAVVQALADEPLTLPQAVDAVTNSGVLQWGVARERDPKGVENALLRFLALLSAARIGGGRGRTRPLVNVEVQLWIRELTRMLRAVKSEPQFGWWHDGPTDHDVRYLPAAYCRVCGRSGWQTVATELGEELEGSPEKVWRTSVTDRRKLRTLLLARDDEPDARRIDPRTLAYSRDGEPGLSVLVTPDEEAATEQRCPSCGADDAVRFLGSSVATLVSVALTQLFGSNLISHGEKKTLVFTDSVQDAAHRAAFIEGRAFQFNLRSALLRAVGDRPRSLQDVTTALAASPTEDLYAIAPPDFTRRLGFEGEWLDRDRGGRRRRLLGTRLTFQAHLEIGLRSRLGRTLELTGALAVDYDMDLGRYATLARDAHENLPERGMSLPDREAYEVWLLGLLDRLRKRGGIAHQWLDAYVQRDGNRWPIWGGSPAGMQKFPRGRPAPVFYSTSTSGDFDSLRPRGESWLVDWTERCLEVGRAEARALLEPVVRLLAEGETPPLLRRTSQTDAAVFGLDPARIELIPLNNSELEHAHLRCPKCHHIQPVAPKRFDRWLSAPCPRMRCTGHLEPHRVREDNFYRRLYRSGRLRHLVSHEHTALLDDDTRLEVERRFSNGSSPIDPNVLTCTPTLELGIDIGDLSTVGLASLPPTPANYLQRVGRAGRSTGNALVLATVPSSPRELYYLSEPKHLIDGEVIPPAAYLSATELLCRQYLAYCFDRVASGDIRLDREMPRLLGALLDNGLAEGSWLRQFVDTVTKNAHVLAEQFLSLYGDAIDEEVRRAVRSFAAKGLRDKLARVVFQWADQRKELEYRQGELATAIDSLETQKHLDDTQVEDRRRWIGEYRALTHMLRDTWNRNALTGLGELSLLPSYNLLDEHTELDVSLWWTTDDEGEKKFHTSEHSYGRGSRTALTEFAPGAVFYAQGYRVEIDALELGPSGQPHWRHMRLCPDCGWGTETVDPAPPACPRCRSTGVADAGAVHKVLELRKASAVHRRDEALIEDETEDRTRTRFITVTGVDVDYDQIQGAWRLRGQAFGAEYIRQATIRTVNLGRADRPGPDISVAGTHTSAPRFPSCVYCGVVRQSAEDKVRHRGWCSTRRGTAPRWVDLLLSHEITTQAVRLLLPVSTFQVNLRLVSLKTALLLGLHQDFGGAPQHLDIVTARMPDEHRRVRQFLVLHDTVPGGTGYLDRFGDPNRMRRILQQAYEVLSSCQCQFEERAACHRCLLRVAEPGEVEHANRRVAMELLAELLDNWSVEGIPTVADIDISSLQLSELELRFREVLKSAVSRGEGQSWTSSTGQRGEELDIHLLSPNQEPRRWTVRPLVRVTAGKVITEPDFLFTRQDAQDAPVAVYLDGRAYHASVENDRTADDAVKRTALRDAGYRVWSLTFQDVEDFARMLDGYDSMLPTLVDSKAANAARAAVGDRRASLLWGNPMRALLEYLRDPGEAVWGQTAVQTCIALMSSNDHRGHPPTQVVPEELPSTLLAWARGERPDGRGGAVVVASCVGMSGLPIGIVGSSHGAGTDTIGAVTVLDDRPSEVGGRSHEQQWRDWLSWSNVLQFLPLPTYGSAMPMRMAECWTRSSLDVFAGRFLPLARPSTVEREATVDVVPARWEIVIEFTHERLARIGKRLAELDIPEPEPGGEVGDPKGDLWPVEYCWPDRKFAAVIDVCDNRDQWLRRNGWQAWLFEEGDDEEELVNKIAAAFGKQV, encoded by the coding sequence GTGGTCCTACTGGGGGAGAAGCCGTTGATGTACCCGTCGTTGCTGGCGGAGGAGACCAAGCAGGCAGTCACCGAGTACCTGTCCACCACCTTCGCCCTGGCAGACGACGACGCTCGTACGGCGTTGGAAGCGTTCCTCATGGCCCCGGACACCGGAATTTTCCGAGGCCCCTATCTGCGAGTGCGGACCCCGTTCCACCCGGTGGGCCGCAAGTGGCGCTCCCCGCTGGACTGGCTGCCGGAAGGATTCACTCCCTACCAACACCAGGCGAAAGCGTTCGAGCGACTGTCCACCCGCGACGGTGCCGCCAAGCCGACCATCGTCACCACGGGCACGGGCTCGGGTAAGACCGAGTCGTTCCTCTACCCGGTACTCGACCACGCCGTACGCGCACGGGCTCGTGGTGAGAAGGGCATCAAGGCTCTCTTGCTGTACCCGATGAACGCGCTCGTCACCGACCAAGCCCGCCGCATCGCGGAGCTGCTGCACGACGATCCTCGGCTCAAGAGCGTCACGGCAGGCGTGTACATCGGCGGCGAGGGCAAACACACCCAGCCGTCGCGTGAGCATCTCGTGGACAGCCGAAGGGTGCTGCGGGAGGACCCTCCGGACATTCTGCTGACCAACTACAAGATGCTCGACCTGTTGCTGCTGCGCCCGGCGGATGCGCCGCTGTGGGAGCAGTCGGCTGCGAGCCTGCAATACCTAGTCCTCGACGAGTTCCACACCTACGACGGCGCTCAGGGCACCGACGTCGCCATGCTGTTGCGTCGCCTCGGCGCAACACTGAAAGTCGCCGAACCCGGTCGCCCGCTTGGCCGGATCACCCCCGTGGCCACCTCGGCCACTCTCGGCGGTGCCACCCGGTCGGAAGAGTTGCGCAACTTCGCCGAGACCATCTTCGGTACGTCGTTCCCGTCAGACGCCGTCATCACCGAAAACCGGCTGGAAGCGGCCGATGTGGTGCCGGATGTCGACTTCAGCCTGACCATCCCCGACGTAACGTCGATCAATCAGTTTGATCCTCCCGACGCGACTCGCTCCGATTCTTGGCAGGAGCTTGCACATGCCTTTCTCGGAGGAGCCATCCCCGACCGGCTCGCGCTCGGGAGGCGCCTCAGCCGCAGCTTCCTCACCCGGGCCGTGGTGCAGGCACTCGCGGACGAGCCCCTGACGCTGCCCCAGGCCGTGGATGCGGTCACCAACTCCGGTGTGTTGCAGTGGGGGGTTGCCAGGGAACGGGACCCGAAAGGGGTCGAGAACGCACTCCTGCGCTTCCTTGCGCTGCTGTCCGCCGCCAGGATCGGCGGTGGTCGAGGGCGGACCCGGCCGCTCGTGAACGTCGAAGTGCAGCTTTGGATCCGCGAACTCACGCGAATGCTGCGCGCCGTCAAATCCGAACCGCAGTTCGGTTGGTGGCATGACGGCCCCACAGACCACGACGTGCGCTACCTGCCTGCCGCCTACTGTCGCGTGTGTGGTCGATCGGGATGGCAGACGGTGGCCACCGAACTCGGCGAAGAGCTGGAAGGCTCCCCGGAGAAAGTCTGGCGAACGAGTGTGACCGATCGCCGGAAGCTGCGCACGCTCTTGCTCGCCCGTGACGATGAACCCGATGCCCGACGCATCGATCCCCGGACACTCGCATACTCCCGTGACGGCGAGCCGGGACTGTCCGTGCTCGTGACCCCCGATGAGGAGGCTGCCACCGAGCAACGGTGTCCGTCTTGCGGTGCCGACGACGCCGTCCGATTCCTCGGCTCGTCGGTGGCGACTTTGGTCAGCGTGGCCCTCACCCAGCTTTTCGGCTCCAACCTCATCAGCCATGGGGAGAAGAAGACCCTGGTCTTCACCGACTCGGTGCAGGATGCCGCCCACCGGGCGGCGTTCATCGAAGGCAGGGCCTTCCAATTCAACCTACGTTCGGCGTTGTTGCGTGCGGTCGGAGACCGACCACGCAGCCTGCAGGACGTGACCACGGCCCTGGCCGCAAGCCCCACCGAGGACCTCTACGCCATCGCCCCTCCGGACTTCACGCGCAGGCTCGGCTTCGAGGGCGAGTGGCTCGACCGGGACAGGGGCGGTCGCAGACGGCGGTTGCTCGGAACTCGACTGACCTTCCAAGCGCACCTCGAAATCGGTCTACGGTCCCGACTCGGTCGGACACTGGAACTCACCGGTGCCCTCGCCGTCGACTACGACATGGACCTGGGTCGGTACGCAACCTTGGCCCGCGACGCCCACGAGAACCTGCCCGAACGCGGTATGAGCCTGCCCGACCGGGAAGCGTACGAGGTCTGGCTGCTGGGATTGCTCGACCGGCTGCGAAAGCGGGGCGGGATCGCGCACCAGTGGCTCGACGCGTATGTGCAGCGGGACGGCAATCGATGGCCGATCTGGGGTGGAAGTCCCGCGGGGATGCAGAAGTTCCCCCGCGGGCGGCCCGCACCCGTCTTCTACAGCACGTCGACCAGTGGCGACTTCGACAGTCTTCGTCCCCGCGGCGAGTCGTGGCTGGTGGACTGGACGGAACGGTGTTTGGAAGTCGGCCGGGCCGAGGCTCGCGCTCTTCTCGAGCCCGTGGTCCGATTGCTGGCCGAGGGCGAGACTCCACCGCTGCTGCGCCGCACGTCCCAAACGGATGCCGCAGTGTTCGGACTCGATCCGGCCCGGATCGAGCTGATCCCGTTGAACAACAGCGAGCTGGAGCATGCCCACCTGAGGTGCCCGAAATGCCACCACATCCAGCCCGTTGCGCCGAAGCGGTTCGACCGGTGGCTGTCAGCGCCGTGCCCCAGAATGCGCTGCACCGGACACCTGGAGCCGCATCGAGTACGGGAAGACAACTTCTATCGCAGGCTTTACCGCTCCGGGCGCCTGCGACACCTCGTGAGTCACGAACACACGGCGCTTCTGGACGACGATACGCGGCTCGAAGTCGAACGCCGCTTCTCCAACGGTTCCTCACCGATAGACCCGAACGTGCTGACGTGCACGCCGACGTTGGAACTGGGTATCGACATCGGTGACCTGTCGACTGTCGGGCTGGCCTCCCTACCACCGACTCCGGCTAACTACCTCCAACGGGTCGGCCGGGCGGGCAGGTCCACCGGCAACGCACTGGTGCTCGCGACGGTACCGAGCAGTCCACGAGAGCTGTACTACCTGTCGGAGCCGAAGCACCTCATCGACGGCGAGGTCATTCCACCGGCGGCCTACCTGTCGGCCACCGAGCTGTTGTGTCGGCAATACCTGGCGTATTGCTTCGACCGGGTCGCTTCCGGTGACATTCGGCTCGACCGTGAGATGCCGCGCCTGCTCGGTGCCTTGCTCGACAACGGGCTGGCCGAGGGAAGTTGGCTGCGGCAGTTCGTCGACACGGTGACCAAGAACGCCCACGTGCTGGCCGAGCAGTTCCTCTCCCTCTACGGCGACGCCATCGACGAGGAGGTCCGCCGAGCGGTGCGGTCCTTCGCCGCCAAAGGGCTGCGCGACAAGCTCGCCCGTGTGGTGTTCCAATGGGCGGACCAGAGAAAGGAACTGGAATACCGGCAGGGTGAGCTCGCCACGGCGATCGATAGTCTCGAGACCCAGAAGCATCTCGACGACACCCAGGTCGAGGACCGTCGACGCTGGATCGGTGAGTACAGGGCACTCACCCACATGTTGCGCGATACGTGGAACCGCAACGCGTTGACCGGGCTCGGTGAGTTGTCCCTCCTGCCGAGCTACAACTTGCTCGACGAGCACACCGAACTCGACGTGTCGCTGTGGTGGACCACCGACGACGAGGGCGAGAAGAAATTCCACACCAGCGAACACAGCTACGGGCGCGGCAGCCGTACTGCTCTCACGGAATTTGCCCCCGGCGCGGTCTTCTATGCCCAGGGATACCGAGTGGAGATCGATGCTTTGGAGCTCGGGCCCTCCGGACAGCCTCATTGGCGGCACATGCGGTTGTGCCCGGACTGCGGATGGGGAACCGAGACCGTCGATCCGGCTCCCCCCGCGTGCCCGCGGTGCCGCAGCACCGGTGTTGCCGATGCGGGCGCTGTTCACAAGGTGCTCGAATTACGAAAGGCCTCCGCGGTTCACCGTCGTGACGAGGCCCTGATCGAAGACGAGACCGAGGACCGGACCCGCACCCGATTCATCACGGTCACCGGCGTGGATGTGGATTACGACCAGATCCAAGGTGCCTGGCGGCTCAGGGGGCAAGCCTTCGGTGCCGAATACATTCGGCAGGCGACCATCCGCACGGTCAACCTCGGGCGTGCCGACCGGCCCGGCCCCGATATCTCCGTGGCGGGAACTCATACCTCGGCCCCACGCTTCCCGAGTTGTGTGTACTGCGGAGTTGTCCGCCAGAGCGCTGAGGACAAGGTGCGGCATCGCGGGTGGTGCTCGACACGGCGGGGAACCGCGCCACGCTGGGTTGACCTACTGCTTTCCCACGAGATCACCACTCAGGCCGTGCGGTTGCTGCTGCCGGTGTCCACCTTCCAGGTCAACCTGCGTCTCGTCTCCCTGAAGACCGCCCTCCTTTTGGGGCTGCACCAGGATTTCGGCGGAGCACCTCAGCACCTCGACATCGTCACGGCGCGTATGCCCGACGAGCATCGCCGGGTCAGACAGTTCTTGGTGTTGCATGACACGGTGCCCGGCGGCACCGGCTACCTCGATCGCTTCGGCGACCCCAACCGAATGCGTCGCATCCTGCAACAGGCCTACGAGGTGCTCAGCTCCTGCCAGTGCCAGTTCGAAGAGCGTGCCGCCTGCCACCGCTGCTTGCTCAGAGTCGCCGAACCGGGAGAAGTGGAGCACGCCAACCGCCGGGTGGCGATGGAGCTACTGGCCGAACTCCTCGACAACTGGTCGGTGGAAGGCATTCCTACCGTTGCCGACATCGACATCTCCTCCCTCCAGCTCTCTGAGCTGGAACTCCGGTTCCGGGAGGTGCTCAAGAGCGCGGTGAGCCGGGGAGAAGGACAGTCCTGGACGAGTTCGACCGGGCAGCGGGGTGAAGAACTCGACATCCATCTGCTCAGCCCGAACCAGGAGCCACGCCGGTGGACCGTGCGTCCTCTGGTGCGCGTGACCGCCGGCAAGGTCATCACAGAACCCGACTTTCTCTTCACGCGGCAGGATGCTCAGGACGCACCTGTTGCGGTCTATCTCGACGGCCGGGCTTATCACGCCTCGGTGGAAAACGACCGCACCGCGGACGACGCCGTCAAGCGTACGGCGCTGCGAGACGCGGGATATCGGGTGTGGTCTTTGACTTTCCAGGATGTCGAAGACTTCGCACGGATGCTCGACGGCTACGACAGCATGTTGCCTACTTTGGTCGACAGCAAGGCCGCCAATGCCGCACGGGCCGCTGTCGGTGACAGGCGTGCCTCGCTGCTCTGGGGGAACCCGATGCGAGCGTTGCTCGAGTATCTTCGCGATCCCGGCGAGGCGGTGTGGGGCCAGACGGCGGTGCAGACCTGTATCGCCCTCATGAGTTCGAACGACCACCGTGGGCATCCGCCGACGCAAGTGGTTCCGGAGGAACTGCCTTCCACACTGCTGGCTTGGGCTCGGGGCGAGCGTCCCGACGGGCGTGGTGGTGCGGTCGTAGTGGCGTCTTGTGTCGGGATGTCGGGCCTTCCGATCGGTATTGTCGGTAGCTCGCACGGAGCGGGGACCGACACCATCGGGGCCGTGACCGTGTTGGACGACCGGCCCAGTGAAGTGGGCGGCCGATCCCACGAACAGCAGTGGCGAGACTGGCTCAGCTGGTCGAACGTGCTCCAGTTCCTCCCACTTCCCACGTATGGATCTGCCATGCCGATGCGGATGGCCGAGTGTTGGACCCGGAGTTCACTTGACGTCTTTGCGGGCAGGTT
- a CDS encoding Eco57I restriction-modification methylase domain-containing protein, whose product MYDSIRNVGDFLSPHWLSEAFPGKLRQLSKDWRERATKGKHSPLKALSTVAGKFLAAKALLPRPHQDGYSEAVTELHILVLKALGFEAAPTELETRRSENPVWVPLLARAQSLSGEALHVLQAVPVDDVDDLFGAVQGDTDRQGALLDPIRVRSGSTEAAKTEAVESVSKAVQQLFLTEHAPRFVLVIAGGWLLLSDVERWAEGRYLAFDLDTALSRGDDKATGELAWIAGLASADVLVPSEDGHSLLGEFTDDSVKHAVGVSEDLREGLRQSVELIANEVIRKRRAKGEPVEGIPELPRELTTQSLRFLYRILFLLYAEARPELGILPVGDPDYDAGYSLDRLRELILRPLTGPSRDGRHLHDSLRLLFKLVNTGHHAGESNSDGLVFEPLRADLFDAQHAYHIDNVDLSNAVLQRVLALLLLAKPSKRKSGQAGYVSYAQLGINQLGAVYEGLMAYSGFIADRELVELAKDGDPTKGTWLVPREKLGDYDEKHVVRREDPLTGEKSFVVHPAGTFVYRLSGRDRQRSASYYTPEVLTRTVVKHSLAELISDDTPAAEILEYRICEPAMGSGAFLNETINQLADEYLKRRQRELDTTIDPESYRDELQKVKAYLALHRCYGVDLNDTARELAEVSLWLNVMHRGLKAPWFGLHLKRGNSLIGARRATYDFTALGWAKQSWLKTVPTDRPLSEGPIGDGEIHHFLLPAAGWGAVKDAKQAKELAPEKVARLKEWHKAVTRKPSKQEVERLRRLARRVERLWELTRRRMEISEREVARSIDVWGAELPQEATGVPREEVENKLQDPEGPYQRLRLAMNAWCALFFWPVTTDIEPPDLTEWIATLEGLLGVAGKAMPEGYMELVESVDSFHELADLDELERTYHGMREVTLLHAEHPWLGVVREITQQEAFFHWELDFAQVFSRGGFDLQVGNPPWVRPKWFDNETLAEFEPFFVLQNKIPDATFRVRRAEVLADPVAKRQYLGELASWSGLNEHLGSSVEHPVLSGIQTNLYTSFMERSWRSMRTTGIVGLLHPESHFTDPKAGKLRAETYKRLRRHWQFINEGQLFADVDHHTIYGVHIYGAASAIRFLQISNLLTPSTLEGSLEHDGSGDAPGIQYPAGGWDLRPHASRVVEITERTLAQWAALFDAPGTPAAQARLLRPGTSEQLEALAAISDQRVRMVDLDYEWARGWDEDKLKKDGIGIWDTAHPVSWSEVILQGPQFSVATPFAKEPNENCKSNLDYSDWDLEELPERVIPRTNYQRACDRDRYEAGLTQWNGRPYTDYYRLAWRRMTQSGLERALSSALVPPGPAHVDAVHTLAGGSNHDTALISGLWSSIPFDYLVKVSGASKVNKEMVDRFPAPLDHPAAPYLLLRTLRLNCLTRDYAPLWEELYEPAFAEDSWTEPFADWPTLGVTKREWTMETSLRSEFERRAALVEIDALVAIMLGLTADQLCLMYRGQFAVLRKYEYNMYFDSRGRKIAKDHHAHGVKQRPEDFKLLQAYLNEEDCGDLLDRYQPPFTPVDREEEMRAAYAEFTRRLASKEGAE is encoded by the coding sequence ATGTACGACTCGATCCGCAATGTTGGCGATTTCCTGTCTCCGCACTGGCTCTCCGAGGCGTTTCCGGGCAAGCTCCGGCAGCTGTCGAAGGACTGGCGGGAACGTGCGACCAAGGGCAAACACAGCCCGCTGAAGGCATTGTCGACGGTGGCGGGGAAGTTCTTGGCCGCCAAGGCTTTACTTCCGCGGCCGCACCAGGACGGATACTCCGAAGCCGTCACCGAACTACACATCCTCGTGCTCAAGGCACTGGGTTTCGAAGCGGCCCCCACCGAGTTGGAGACTCGGCGTTCGGAGAACCCGGTGTGGGTGCCGTTGCTGGCGCGTGCCCAGTCGTTGTCGGGGGAGGCCCTGCACGTCCTTCAAGCGGTGCCGGTGGACGACGTCGACGACTTGTTCGGCGCTGTCCAAGGAGATACCGACCGGCAGGGAGCTCTGCTCGATCCCATCCGAGTACGTAGCGGCAGCACTGAGGCCGCGAAAACAGAGGCGGTCGAGTCGGTAAGCAAAGCTGTTCAGCAGCTTTTCCTCACCGAGCATGCTCCCCGCTTTGTACTGGTGATCGCGGGTGGGTGGCTGCTGCTGTCGGATGTGGAGCGTTGGGCCGAGGGTCGGTACCTGGCGTTCGACCTCGACACCGCGTTGTCGCGTGGTGACGACAAAGCCACCGGTGAACTCGCATGGATTGCCGGACTGGCGTCGGCGGATGTGCTCGTGCCGTCCGAGGACGGGCACAGCTTGCTCGGTGAGTTCACCGACGACTCCGTGAAGCACGCCGTCGGCGTGAGCGAGGACCTGCGGGAGGGGCTGCGGCAATCAGTGGAGCTGATCGCCAACGAGGTGATCCGGAAACGGCGAGCCAAGGGCGAGCCGGTGGAGGGCATCCCCGAGTTGCCGCGCGAGCTCACCACGCAGTCGCTGCGGTTCCTCTACCGCATTCTGTTCCTGCTCTATGCCGAGGCCCGGCCGGAGCTGGGTATTCTCCCGGTAGGGGACCCCGACTACGACGCCGGCTACAGCCTCGATCGGTTGCGAGAGCTGATTCTGCGCCCGCTCACCGGTCCTTCTCGCGACGGCCGCCACCTGCACGACTCGTTACGCCTGCTGTTCAAGCTGGTCAACACCGGCCACCACGCGGGTGAGTCCAACAGCGACGGCCTGGTGTTCGAACCGCTGCGGGCCGACCTGTTCGATGCCCAGCACGCTTACCACATCGACAACGTGGACCTGAGCAACGCGGTCTTGCAACGGGTGCTGGCGTTGCTGCTGTTGGCGAAGCCATCGAAACGCAAGAGCGGCCAGGCCGGCTACGTGTCGTATGCGCAGTTGGGCATCAACCAGCTCGGTGCGGTGTACGAGGGACTGATGGCCTACAGCGGGTTCATCGCCGATCGGGAGTTGGTGGAGCTTGCCAAGGACGGTGATCCCACCAAAGGCACGTGGCTGGTGCCGCGCGAGAAGCTGGGTGACTACGACGAGAAGCACGTGGTGCGTCGGGAAGACCCATTGACCGGCGAGAAGAGCTTCGTCGTGCACCCGGCGGGCACGTTCGTCTACCGCCTGTCTGGGCGTGACCGGCAGCGCAGCGCCTCGTACTACACGCCCGAGGTGCTGACTCGCACGGTGGTGAAGCATTCGCTGGCCGAGCTGATCAGTGATGACACGCCCGCGGCCGAGATCCTGGAGTACCGCATCTGCGAGCCCGCGATGGGCAGCGGCGCGTTCCTCAACGAGACGATCAACCAGCTCGCCGACGAGTACCTCAAGCGGCGGCAACGCGAGCTGGACACCACGATCGACCCGGAGTCATACCGTGACGAGCTGCAGAAGGTGAAGGCCTACCTGGCCTTGCACCGCTGCTACGGCGTGGACCTGAACGACACCGCCCGCGAACTGGCGGAGGTATCGCTGTGGTTGAACGTGATGCACCGCGGGTTGAAGGCGCCGTGGTTCGGTCTGCACCTGAAGCGGGGAAACTCGCTGATCGGGGCCCGGCGCGCGACCTACGACTTCACGGCGCTGGGGTGGGCGAAGCAGAGCTGGCTCAAGACCGTGCCGACCGACCGCCCACTGTCCGAAGGGCCGATCGGGGACGGCGAAATCCACCACTTCCTGCTGCCCGCGGCCGGGTGGGGCGCGGTGAAGGACGCCAAGCAGGCCAAGGAACTCGCGCCGGAGAAGGTCGCGCGGCTCAAGGAGTGGCACAAGGCCGTCACCCGCAAGCCGAGCAAGCAGGAGGTCGAGCGGCTGCGGCGGCTCGCGCGACGGGTGGAGCGGCTGTGGGAGCTGACCCGGCGACGTATGGAGATCAGCGAACGCGAGGTGGCCCGCAGCATCGACGTGTGGGGCGCGGAGCTGCCGCAGGAAGCCACGGGCGTGCCGCGGGAGGAAGTGGAGAACAAACTCCAGGACCCCGAGGGGCCGTATCAGCGGCTGCGGTTGGCGATGAACGCGTGGTGTGCGCTGTTCTTCTGGCCGGTGACCACCGACATCGAGCCGCCCGACCTCACCGAGTGGATCGCCACGTTGGAGGGCCTGCTCGGAGTGGCGGGCAAGGCGATGCCCGAGGGGTATATGGAGCTGGTGGAAAGCGTGGACAGCTTCCACGAACTGGCCGACCTCGACGAGCTGGAGAGGACCTACCACGGCATGCGGGAAGTCACCTTGTTGCATGCCGAACACCCGTGGCTCGGCGTGGTGCGGGAGATCACGCAGCAAGAAGCGTTCTTCCACTGGGAGCTGGACTTCGCGCAGGTGTTCAGCCGAGGCGGCTTCGACCTGCAAGTGGGGAACCCGCCGTGGGTTCGGCCGAAGTGGTTCGACAACGAGACGCTCGCTGAGTTTGAGCCGTTCTTCGTCTTGCAGAACAAGATTCCTGACGCAACATTCCGGGTGCGTCGTGCGGAGGTGCTGGCCGATCCGGTGGCAAAGCGGCAGTACCTCGGAGAACTCGCATCGTGGTCGGGGTTGAACGAGCACCTGGGTTCATCAGTCGAGCATCCGGTTCTGTCAGGCATTCAAACCAACCTTTACACGAGCTTCATGGAGCGCTCCTGGCGTTCGATGCGAACAACAGGGATCGTCGGTCTGTTGCACCCGGAGAGCCACTTCACAGATCCCAAGGCGGGCAAGCTGCGCGCTGAAACGTACAAACGACTCAGGCGCCACTGGCAGTTCATCAACGAAGGTCAACTCTTCGCCGATGTTGACCACCACACGATTTACGGTGTTCATATTTATGGTGCTGCCAGCGCTATTCGATTCCTGCAAATATCGAATCTTTTGACACCCTCAACGCTTGAAGGTTCCTTGGAGCATGATGGCTCGGGTGATGCACCGGGTATCCAGTATCCGGCTGGTGGCTGGGACTTACGGCCTCATGCCTCTCGGGTAGTAGAGATCACCGAACGGACTCTTGCTCAGTGGGCCGCGCTCTTCGACGCGCCAGGGACGCCCGCTGCGCAAGCTCGTCTGTTGCGACCGGGCACGAGTGAGCAGCTCGAAGCTCTGGCTGCTATTTCCGATCAGAGAGTTCGGATGGTCGATCTGGATTACGAGTGGGCTCGAGGTTGGGATGAGGACAAACTAAAAAAAGATGGAATTGGGATATGGGATACAGCTCATCCGGTTTCGTGGAGTGAAGTAATCCTGCAGGGGCCGCAGTTCTCTGTTGCGACACCATTTGCCAAGGAACCGAACGAGAACTGTAAGAGCAACCTCGACTACTCCGACTGGGATCTTGAGGAGTTGCCGGAGCGGGTGATCCCGCGCACCAACTACCAGCGCGCCTGCGACCGCGACCGCTACGAAGCAGGCCTCACCCAGTGGAACGGCCGCCCGTACACGGACTACTACCGCCTCGCCTGGCGTCGGATGACGCAGTCGGGACTGGAGAGAGCCTTGTCGTCAGCACTTGTGCCGCCTGGTCCTGCCCACGTCGACGCAGTCCATACGTTGGCGGGAGGATCCAACCATGACACAGCCCTGATTAGTGGCCTCTGGTCCTCGATCCCGTTCGACTATCTCGTCAAGGTCAGCGGGGCCAGCAAGGTCAACAAGGAGATGGTCGACCGCTTCCCCGCGCCGCTCGACCACCCCGCCGCTCCCTACCTCCTACTCCGCACGCTGCGCCTGAACTGCCTCACCCGCGACTACGCGCCGCTGTGGGAGGAGTTGTACGAACCGGCCTTCGCCGAGGACTCGTGGACCGAGCCGTTCGCCGACTGGCCGACGCTCGGCGTCACCAAGCGCGAGTGGACGATGGAGACCTCGCTGCGGTCGGAGTTCGAGCGCCGGGCGGCGTTGGTGGAGATCGACGCGCTGGTGGCCATCATGCTCGGGCTCACCGCCGACCAGCTCTGCCTCATGTATCGCGGGCAGTTCGCCGTGCTGCGCAAGTACGAGTACAACATGTACTTCGACAGCCGCGGCCGCAAGATCGCCAAGGACCACCACGCACACGGCGTCAAACAGCGGCCCGAGGACTTCAAGCTGCTCCAGGCCTACCTCAACGAGGAGGACTGCGGCGACCTCCTTGACCGCTACCAACCCCCGTTCACGCCGGTGGACCGCGAAGAGGAAATGCGCGCCGCCTACGCCGAGTTCACCCGCCGTCTTGCCAGTAAGGAAGGCGCCGAGTGA